DNA sequence from the Strigops habroptila isolate Jane chromosome 4, bStrHab1.2.pri, whole genome shotgun sequence genome:
GAGAGGCTCATGGGCTGGCAAGGACTGTTTGACCTTTATATCCGAGTCTTTAGAAGCTCTGCCCAGATGAATCTGAAGTTTGTTTAAGCAGCTTGTTAGGCGGCCACTTGGGTTTCAGTTCACTGCACAGCGGATTTCTGAACCAGAGTACAGCAGCCCAGGAGAGGCGGGTGCAGCCCTGCGTGGTCCCTAACAGCCTTGAGAGGTGATCCCAGGAAGCAGAGGCTATTCCCCTGTGGACTGTGTGCTTCAGCTACAGATGATGCCCTGTCCTGACACGCAGTGACAGGAGCTCACTGAAGTCACTCAGCTGGCATGCTGCAGGGGGTTTCTACTCCCAAATATTTCACCTCAGTCAGTTCTACCTAGAAATCACAACTGTGACTGGACTAAATCACAGGCTGAATACGTTTACTGTGCTCTGGCGTGGCAGAGGACAAGCTTAGGTGGTAAAGTTTATCAGAGGGTTGCATGCAACTGGTGCAAGGGTGCCAATCACCCACTCTGTTTCCTGGTCCTCTTCTTAATCCCTTGGTGTTCTGTACTCTAGAGCAGGACTGTTTCACCACTTGCAGCTATTGGATGTGAACTGTCGTCACTGGGGAATGCTTCCTGAGTGCTTGTGAGCAATGAGGGTTTCATTGCACTAAACTCTCCCAAAAGCCCTGGCTGccttcctgcttccttctcttctctgttgCCTCAAAGGCTCACATGCTCTGAGACACCTGTGGGGCGGTGCAGGGATCACCTCACCCTGCTGCCCCGGGAGGATGCTCCGGTGGGGGTGAAGGTTGTGTCCCACCACCAGTTTTGGGAAGCACTGGCAGTGTCAccttgctctgtgctggcagGCGGTGCCCTGCTGTGGTTGGCAGCGGTGCAGGAGGGTCACAGGAGGTCTGGGGCTGTGACCAGGCTCTGGTCCCGTGCCGGCTGGAGGCTGGGTGATGCTGAAGGAGCAGACAGGTTTGCAAAATTTAGTATCCCAACAACATTTCTAACATGAGAGAACAaggttttctcatttctgataGGGAAGAAATGATTTCAGACTTTGCTAAGTGCCATTCCAGGCTACATTAGCGCTGACTTGCTCAGAGCCCACTGTCTAGTTGGTTGTATAAGGTGTTGAGCACAGTTCATTTCCCCACTTGGAACTCAGGTATTATTTGTGTCCCAGCAGTTAGGGATACACCagcagagggtttttttttctagactTTAGAATATACCAGAACCAAGGAAAGCAGATGTGGCATCAAAATCTAGTAAATGAATAGTTATGACCACTTATTAATCCTATTTCAATCCCAAGTAAAATCATTCAAAATCTTAAAAGATGGAGTCTTCAAGCAGTCAAGAGAGCAGAGCCCCACAGAGTAGGTGGCATGGGTGTTCCTGAAGAATAAATCTTAGTGGGAGCACGCTGGGTACCTCATTACCAGGCAGAGAGTGATAAATTAGGCAGCTCACAGAAGAGCTACAGGAATGATGAGGGAGGTGGAGGATCCATCTAATGAGCAGGGATTAAATTACTGAAACTGGCAGGGCTCGGCTGAGTGACAGGGGGGGAGGAActgtgcagggaagggaagggtgaGTAAGATGAATGATTTAGAGACTGACAGTGGGCATTGCTCCTGCCAGTGAAGGGCAGTGGAGCAGGGGCAGGTTCCGGGAAGCCTCATTGTCCCTGTAAAACCTGATGCTGATTCGGGGCCAGCTCTGTACCGTGGGGCAGGGTGGAAGCCTGAGCACCCGCTGACCAGGGCTGGGGTGTGTGGTGGCAGATGCCAGGGGGTCCCTGGGGCCATCCCACACTGTGAGAGCAAAGTTGTCAGAAGCGGAGTCGTGTCTGAGGTGACACTGGGGACGACACTGAGGTGACGCGGGTTATGGCACAGGATCAGGCTCTGATGCCAGAACAGGTTTGTCAGCTCTAATTTAACAGTTTAaactggcagcactgctggctaCCAGGTGGTCTTCACCAGCGAAGGGATGGAGTGATGTGACAGTGTCCAAGCATCTGTGTGTGATGGAGAGGGAGAGGGTGAGCATGTTGGCTGGTGGGCCTCCAGGCTGGGGCTCAGGGGAGCTGCATCCCCTTGGACACATGGCTGCAGAGGCTTTCCAGGCAGCCCAGCCAACTGCTGTGATAATACATGAGGAGCACCTtagagcacagcacagccagctcccCAAGGTGGGCGAGGGGGGCTGGCACGACTATGCTGATTCAGTGGCATCTTGCCATGGACAATCACCCCTACCCCATGAGCAAGAACAGGAGATGCCCTGTGTCAGAGGGGGTGATGCTCTGCaaggctgcagcacagtggCCCAGCACCCTCCTTGGGCAACCAATCCACCCAGACAGTGCATTCTCCTCCTGGCGTAGACCACACAGCCGGTGAAGGGCAGTTTAGAATGCACAGTGTATGTTGGCAGAACATTTCTAATCTGGCCTCCTGATGCaaagctggcagcaggctgTGCTGCGGGTGAGCTGTCTGCGAGGCCCTGGGCTCTGCCATGTTTGTGGGTAcatcctgctccttcccagtTCAGGATTCGCCCCAGAGCTGTAGAgactcttccagcagcagcgGTTGCGGGGCTCAGGTGGCGAGGTGCAGAGCACAGCCGGTCTCCTGGCTCTCCTGTTAATCTCTCACCCTTGCGGACCGGCTGCATGATGTCATGATGGCTCAGAATGAGCTCACTGCAGCCAGAAGGGCTGTGTCTCTACCAGCAGCAGGACATGTCTGTCTTCTGGTCACAGCTGCCCTGGAGGCAGCTCAGTCTGCAGAGCCGCAGCAGCTGGGGCCAGGTCTCTGcgtgctgtgctgccagcctcTGCCCTGGCCACCCTAACAGGGCTGTGCCCACACCAGGGCTGGGACACGGACAGTGTGCCTTCTGAAACTGGGAGCAAAGTCCCTCTGTGAGCATGGGTGGATCTCTTCCTCACTCCCTGCCTCGGTTTCCCCTTCTGTAGCCAAGCAATAATGTACTCAGCCATTTTGCAAACATGAGATGATGTCTCTGCAactgctgccttcctctttTCTGCCATCGTCACTACTTGAGCACAGGATGGAGGCAGCTAACTAACACTGTGTTCAGCCATGTCATCTTGTCATGCAATCACCCAAGGGCTGCCTTTGCGAGCCCTGGTCCTTGTCCTGCAATAGCTGAGATTAGAACAGGAGATTATCTCCTGATAATGTGCAGATAGAGCCACTCACTTGCCAGTGAGACTGAGGGCAACTGAGAGGGAACTGGAGGCTTCGGTCCTGAGTGATAACTGGgacctgcagagcagggagcaggttGTCAGGAGCAGTGGGAGGTTGGAGCCTCTGGCTGTGGCAGAGGATTACCTCAATGTGCAGCCCCCTCAGTGGGACACTGGTCAGACTGGGCCCGTGCAGCCTCACTGTGTGGGGCTGTGGCTCTGTGGGTGCCAGCAGTGGGACCATGAGGGACCATCTAGTTTTTTCCTATGCCTGTGTCACCTGTGACTGCCCCTTGTCTAACCTCTCCTGTCACCTCTGCCAGCAGGTATCTCTCAGAAAATGGCTTTCCCTCTGGCTACATTTTGAGGACTATTCCCTGTATAAATCGTGTACCACGACGTATTCGTGGCACATACACTTTTCCAAGTCTAAGAGCTGTTCCCTTTTTTATAGCAACTGTGAACAATGCATCAGTGCAACAGGGGATTGGTTTCTGAGCAGCTTGCCCAGAGatgctcttcttccttcttttgttaATTCTAGGCAAGGAAGATGGATGTAGGTTCCTAGGCTGTATAGTTTAGATCATAGGAGCCACTATTAAAAGCTGTCAGAACAAACACTTATTCTAAACCTGAAGGTGTTTCCATGAATGAGAAAATGCTTTGACAGTGTGGAATGCCACTGCATAACATCTGGAGTGCCTTCTTGGGCTAGAGTTTAAATGTCATTGCATgttcagtgtttattttctgtctggtATATATTTACAAACTTCATTCATTCCCTGAAGGAGGTAGAGCACTGTGTGAATTAATCTACCTCTTTTCAAGATGTTTCACTGCTTCTGACGACAAGTAAATAATGAGGAGGAATTATGGGAGATTAACCTCTGACGTTTTCTGGAATATAGATTTCTAGTATCTGTAAAAGTCAGGAAACAGAGGTGATAATCTCTGAAGATTACTTCTTAGCAGAAGCAATAACTGGGGCAGCAGCATGTAGAGATATACGGGCCAGAACCTTCCCTGCAGGGACTCATCCCTGCTTCCAGCCTGgtccttttctttcaagagaCTTCCAGTTGCAGTGTAAAGCCTTCCAAGGGAGATAACCTCCATATTCCTTCACAAATTACTACAAAAGGAAATTACTGTCCCTGATAAAATATACACTTCTCATTTCACTCAAATATCTCTAATTCCAGCTTCCCATCAATGGGTTGTGTCAAGCCTTTGATAGATTAAAGAGCCCTTTCCTGTCAGAGGTCTTCTTCTCAGACTGGTGCTTGTGAATCACAACAGGAGCGTAGAACTGGAAGGGACAGCTTGGGCCATCAGATCCCATTTCCCTGCAATTGCTGGCAGCCACGTTATAAAGTCCATTTCAAACTCAATCTTAAAACTAATTGCATGCCTTGCCCCCAATACTTCTCTCAGGAATCTGTTCCAGAACAGCATTTCTCCCACAGTTACAAACCATCTGATTTCCAGCCAAAATGTATTTGTGCCAATTCATACCTCTTTGTTTTTGTGCCAGTGCTGCCTGTTCTCTGAGGccatttcccttcttccttggTGCTCATCTGCTTCTGCATTTAGAGAGAGGGACATGCTCCCCAGTCCTCCTCTCACTTGGCTAAATATGCCCAGGGCCCTCCAGATGGTCTCTTCAGTCTGGAGGTTATCCTTGGAGTCTGGCTCTGCCCCTGTTGCTCTCCCAGTTTATGTTCCTGGAGCAGAGGTGATGGGAATGGTGAATGTGTCCATGCCTAAACAGAGCCAATTGCCACCTGACCCTGCCTTGGAGCAGGGTTCTGCTTCCCCTTCATGAGCCTCTGCGTGGTCCCAGCCAGGGCTGAGAGACCCTTGTGCTTCTTGGGGATGCAACAGCATCTCCAAAAGAACTTTCCAGTCTACTGTGTGGTAAACCTGGCTCTAATTAGGGCCTTGCATTTAGCATGTGCAGATTCAGGCCTTACCAACTGGTGCAGGGAAGGGATCCTCACCACCTGACATGGCTTATTTGCCACACATCCCCATAACCAAGATTTGGGTGTGAGTCTCAGCGCTGCCATCGCTTTGGAGATGAGAGTATCACAGGCATGTCCCTCAGTCACACTAAATGATGGGGACTTAGGAGAAACAGCCTCTGAGGGGAGGCTGCTCCATGGCTGCCCACTACAGAGTTCCTCCACCTTTCTCCAAAGCAATTGATCTTGACCCCTGCCAAAATCTGGGCTATGAACTAGACGATCCCCGGCGGGACCGTCCTGGCAGTTCCTGCACAGGGCTAGCAGCGTCAGTTGGCCTCGCTAGGCTGGACACTTCCTGAATGCTGGGGAAGCACTCCTATTGCTAATTAATGCGAATAAAAGCGTGCAGATAGGCAGTGTAAATACATAAGcctttaaaagcagaactgtCAAATAAAGTGTTACACTCCATCAGCTCCTATTGCCTCCACTGGCTGAACACCGCCAGACGCTTAGATAACACTCCGATCTGCTCATGGATGCGTTTGACATCCATGCAGGAGAAATACACGTTCTACGATGAATAAAAAGAGTCAGAGCCCAGGCAGCAGGCATTTAAGGCTGAACCATTTGTTTTAGAGGGCTTTACATTCAGGTTGTAAAATTTCCTCTGGGCTGGAAGCTGGTGCCTGAGAAGAAATAGTCTCTCCGTTATGTATGATTTGCTGCAAATCCTATTAGTCTTCTGTGCAGCACGTCACAGGAGAAGAGACACGGGGATGTCAGACCAGGGCATTTTGCTAAGCGCTGCAGTTCAGATGTGTGCTCAGTGTAAGAAAGACCAAAGCACTGTGACTCTTCATTAAATGGTGTCTGTTTTGAGGGTTATCTTATATTTTTAGAACTGAAAAtgatttcttgggttttatttttatgtgataCTGGGAAAGTTGGGAGCAGGCTTGTGGAAGCTATCAGACTCTCTGTGGGTTCTTCAGGTTGGAATAcatgtatttccatttctgagGAGGGCTCATCTCTCTCAAGGTAGATCTATACATATTATAACATATGTGAAAGCTCATGTATATGTGAAAGGACATATACATGAGCTAAGCAGAGTGAACCCATCCTGTACGGGGCTTCCCACTCGGGATTTTCATTTAAGGCTCAGTTCTGGTTGCCGAACTTGCAGCACCCTCTGTGCTCCCAGTGGGCCCTGCAGAGCCCCAAGGACACTTCAGGCAGGCGCCCACTGCCaggcccagctctgcagcctccaCTGGGCACCGACCGGGGTGGGAAGCTTGGGAGAGGATGTGAGGATTCGCTCCTGTCAGCTCGAGTTAGTCCCCAAATGTTCACATTACCGTAATGCAGTTGAAAAGGAGTTACAGGAAGTGATTTAGAGGACACAAGACGCTGCATTTCAGAGGTCTCATGTGTAccataaaaaatatattatgaaGGAATAATCTCTCTTGGAACTGGAGCTGCACAGAGAGAACACATGTCCAGCTGAGAGCAGCATTGAGCTTTTGTTCATTATGGGAAAAGCCtgtgctcttcctcttcttcaatGATTATTTTTCCCAGCTCTGGGTATCTAGTTCATATTggaacttaattttttttcttcagatgatgCTTTTGCCATGAGCCCAGGACAGCTGAGACTCCAATGGCATGGTGCTCTGGTGGAGTTTACAGTCCTGAAGAGTAAAGTCAGGACCCTGCATTTTAGGAAAGTGAACTGCCAGCTGTTCCAGGAGTTGGGCAATGGGACCCCCTGGAAAACTGCCCTCAGGGATaggagagcagaacagagctggcagagcttTAAGAACACTTTCTTTAGAACATAAGAGCTCTTGATGCCCAAGTGTAAGAAATCAGGAAGGAAAGGCGAGAGACCAGCATGGAGTCAAGACTGCAGGACAGGAAGGAAATGTACAGGccatggcagcagggacaggtaTTCTGGGAAGAGCACAGGGGCACTGCCTGGTTGTGTAGGGATGGGGTCAGGAATGCCAAGGCACTGCTGGAGCTGAACGTTGAATGGATGCAGATAATAATgagaagggcttctataggtgTATCAGTCAGAGAAGGAAGGTCAGAGAAAATGCATCCCCTCGATAAGCCAGCCTGGAAAACTGGTGACAACAGATGGGGAGAAGGGTGAGGTACTCAgcaactttttcctttcagtctttGCTGGCAACCTCTCCTCCCACACCTCTTGAGTGGATGGACTGCAGGACAGGGACTGGGGGAGCAAAGTCCCTCCTGCTGTAAGAGAAGGTCAGGTCTGAGATCTGTGATCTTCCCAGAGCTGGAGGGAATCGGCTGATGTATCTGCCAAGCCTCTCTCCATCATATTTTATAagtcctggcagtcaggtgaagtccCCAGTGACTGGAAAGGGGGAAACACTGCACCCCTTTTTATAAAGGGTGGAAAGGAGGATGCTGGGAACAGCCGACCTATCAGCCTCACTTtgtgcctgggaagatcatggaGTAGGTCCTCCTAGATAATACCTTCATCAGTGACATAAacagtgggatcaagtgcaccctcttctctttccccctctactgtgctctggtgagacccccaCTGCAGTCCTGTATCCAGCTGTGGGGCAACAACACAacagggacatggagctgttggagcgaggccagaggaggccacggagatcctgtgagggctggagcagctctgctctggaaccaggctgagagagctgggctggggcagcctggagaagagaaggctcctgaaggggagaccttagagcagtctTTCAGTATTTCCAACCCACACAATTGTATGACTCTATGTTCCCAGCTGAGGTTCACACAGTAACAGCAACATTTGGAGCAATCCCTGGACTTACCCCATAAAATCTAGGCCACAGCTCATCAGCTGGGGGAGTATGAGGGAGCTCTACCAGCTCCCTCCCATCCAGCCCTTGCCCACAGCACGTCTGCATGATGGgatgcacagctctgcagtttcCCATAGCAGAGAAGGGTCACAGCCTCCAAATACTCCTCCTGCTCACAGTTAGGATGAGGCACCAGTGCTCACAACCACACGAGGCTGGAAATGTACTCTGCACTTTTCCAGTGTTTGCGCATAAGCCCAGCACTGGCCCTCAAACATGTTaacatgcagctctgcagcctctgccaCGTGGATCGGGTGCTGGCTCTTTGGGTGATCTGCAGCATTCAGATGCTGGTGGTTTGGGGGCAGCAGTTCAGGTTCAGAAGATTAGGTTGCTGCTTGTTTAATTGAGAGGGCGTTAGCAAATGGCTGGGCTTCTCAATTCCTCTCTGTACCACGGCAACACCAGCACTGGTCTGCTGCAGGGGACCACAGCAGCCAGGATGCCAAGGGCTGTGATGTGTCCCAGCGTCACAGGACAAAACCTATGAGGGAGAGACTCCTGGGAGACCCCAGAatgagggagaggaggaagctgaGAGACACTAAAGCATTTCTTCCCTTCATAAAAATCCTTCCAAAACCCAAAGCTGAGAACTGGAGGTGGGAAGTGCCAAAAATGTGGAGCTGGGAAGAGGTAGTGGCTGCTCCAGAAAAACTGTGAGGAGGGAGACTCTCAGCCTCAGCCTGTGACACCAAGGCTGGGGATAGAGCTCCTGGAAGAGCAGCTTGTGAGGGTGTAGTTGGTCTCACCTACTACTGCAGCTCCTGGCACCTAAGCTATGAACCCTCCGTGTTGCAAATGGCCCTTAGCTCCACTGTACTAGCAAAGAAGCTACTTCCTGCCCCTGCCCACAGTCTGCCACCTCTCCGCAAGCTCCCAGGAGACATCAGGCTGCCCTGTGAAACCTCTCCACTCTGCTCCTGGGCCTCAGAGGGCCACAGACAGGGGACCTTGCTGCAATGGGCTGTTTCAGAGGACCTGTCTGGACGTTTCTCTTTGGGAGCTGGAGGATTTCAGGaggagccatgggcagggggCAGTGGGATAAGAAGGTGGTGATATAGAATGCACTGGGGGGCAGGCAGAGGCGAGCAGGCCGGGACAAGGGGCCAAGGAGCTGTGGCATGGCGGTTTCTTATGCGGGAAAGGAGAAGAGTTGGTAGAGGCTATGGGGCACTGCCTCCTGCCCGGGCCCGCACCCTCCCTGCGGCCGGGAGCGCTGGCAGGGGCGGACGTGGCACCGCGGGTGGGTCCTTGGGGCGGGCGAGGCGCGGGGTCTGTCCCGGCGAACCGGGGGGCAGCGAGGCTGCAGCGAGCCGGGGGttgcccggcccggccctgcccggtGCCGCCCGCGGGGCCCTgcgctcccggccccgctccccgccgccaCTGCCTCGGGTGCTGAACGGGCGCTGTCCGCGGTGCCGAACGGCCGCGCCGCGCGCTCCCCGCGCTctcggcggcggcgggggcgggtcctgccctcccctccccttcctccctccctcctcttcctcccctccccgcgCCGGGAGCGCGCTCCCGCCTCCCACCCGGCACAAAGTTTAGCAGCAGGAACTCGGGCGGGAACAGTGCGGAGCCGGCGGCACCGGAGCGCAGCCGCGCTGAGCCCAGGCCGCCCCGGTGCCCGGCGGGGGCCGGCGGCGACCGTGCCATGCggggctcccccccccccaccggcggcggcggggcgggagggcAGCGGCGCCCCATGCGGCGGGGGCGGCCGGGCGGCGGCTGACACCATGTGCGCCCGGTGCCCGGGGCGAGGAGCGGGGAGCAGCCATGTCCCCCCCCGCCGCCCAGCCGGGGGTGCCGGGCGGGCGCGGCTCTAAGGTGCCCCCGGCGCGGAAGCTCCTCTGCATGTGCAgcctctccctctgcctcacCTACCTGTGCTACAGCCTCATGGGGGGCACCGGACCGGGCGCTCTGCGCTCCCCGGCCGCGCTCCCCGGCACGGCGGCCCCGCGCTCCCCGGCCACGCTCCCTGGCACGGCGCTTCCCGGGCCCCCGCGCTCCCCCGCCGGCTTCTTGGGAGGCTCCGTTGCTCCGGACCCCTcggcggccccggcgcgggCCGGCAACAGCAGCCGGGAAGGGGCGGCGGGGGCCTGGCCGCGGACGCCGCTGGCCCCCGGGGAGGTGATCACGGCGCAGAGTGGAGCCTTCGAGAGGGACCCGCAGGAGTCGAGCACCACGGACGAGGAGCTGAGCCGGGCTGGCAGCCCGGGgagccgcggcggcggcggcagcagcagcaccacgcCGGACTACGGGGAGAAGCGGCTGCCGCAAGCCCTCATCATCGGGGTGAAGAAGGGGGGGACGCGGGCGCTGCTGGAGGCCATCCGGGCGCACCCCGACGTGCGCGCTGTGGGTACCGAGCCCCACTTCTTCGACAGGAACTACGAGAAGGGGCTGGAGTGGTACAGGTGAGGACGCGGGAACTGCGGGGCAGCGCGGGGCCGCCCGGGGCAGGGTGTGTATGTGCGGGGTGTCCGTGCGCGGGCGGTCCAGGGGGTCCCGCAGGGCCGGGAGTTCCCCGATTCTCCCCCAGGCTGGTCCCGATGGGTGGCTGGCGGTGGGGCCCGGACCATAGCGCGATGGGGCCCGGGACCGGTGTGTTGGGTCCCCGGGGACGCGGCGGGAGCGGAGCCGGGGCAGGCCGTGCCCTCGCCTGAGCGCGGTGGTGATTTGGAATGCGGCGTTCTCATGGGAGGGCAGAAAATATGCGGAAACATCTCTCTCCTTTAAGTGCCGCGCACTGAGCGCTCGGGCAGACCCTGGCAGTCCCACTGCACTCGGTGTAAACCGCGTCTAAATGGGTCAGTGATTaataattactgaaataaacaaGATCGTGAGTGGCTCGGTGACGGATGGTCAGGGCTCCTAGTGCAGGAGGATGCCTGCCTTTATACAAGCTGCAGGGCTCGCTTCACAAATAAGATTTACTCTTTTATTCAACAAGTTCCGCGTCAGAAAGTTTTTTGCCATTGTCAAGATCCGATATTACCCGTGAAGAAGCCTCTACATGTTGTTGTCTGACATAGGGCAATGTTTTAAGGGAATCTTTTGCTAAAAGCCCTGATTGTTAGAAAACAGCGGGCTGCAGTAATGAAGTGTTAAGTGCCTTGGCAGGTTTAGCAAATCAATGAACTGTGAGGGCCCCGGCTTTCTCTCTGGCTCTTTAAAAATCTCAAAGCTGAAAGGGAACGCAGGACATCAGTGGAACCTGCAAATTACCAGCAGTTTAGAGTTAAAAGCAACCCATACTAGTTTCTTTATAAGAAACAGTCTGTGGCTGGGCTGGTGAAGTTCTGTCTTTTTGCTGCGCTTAGTATGGTAGCTGCCCtgaaatgaagggaaaataaatagagGCAGCAAGTTAGTTACTGCTTGGATTATCTGGTCACTCTTTACCAAATAGACTACACAGTCTTCATGTCAATGGCATTTAAATGTGAGGAACTCCAGGCAATTTTCTGTGGCAATTGTGGAAGCAAAATCTTCATAACAGTTATTTGCTGTAGCATCTGCTTGGCTCTGTTGAAatgctgagggttttttttggggggatttcAACAAAGTGGACAT
Encoded proteins:
- the HS3ST4 gene encoding heparan sulfate glucosamine 3-O-sulfotransferase 4; this translates as MSPPAAQPGVPGGRGSKVPPARKLLCMCSLSLCLTYLCYSLMGGTGPGALRSPAALPGTAAPRSPATLPGTALPGPPRSPAGFLGGSVAPDPSAAPARAGNSSREGAAGAWPRTPLAPGEVITAQSGAFERDPQESSTTDEELSRAGSPGSRGGGGSSSTTPDYGEKRLPQALIIGVKKGGTRALLEAIRAHPDVRAVGTEPHFFDRNYEKGLEWYRNVMPKTLDGQITMEKTPSYFVTNEAPRRIHSMAKDTKLIVVVRNPVTRAISDYTQTLSKKPEIPTFEVLAFKNRTLGLIDASWSAIRIGIYALHLENWLQYFPLSQILFVSGERLITDPAGEMAKVQDFLGLKRIVTEKHFYFNKTKGFPCLKKPEDSSAPRCLGKSKGRTHPKIDPDVIHRLRKFYKPFNVMFYQMTGQDFQWEQEESDK